Genomic DNA from Thermodesulfobacteriota bacterium:
GACAAGATCTATATGTAATTCAGAACCTTCCCAAGCCGGCTATTTTTGCATTAAACAAAATCGATTTGATAAAGAAATCAATGATCCTGAACATAATGGATCAGTCTCAGCAGTTTAATGATAAGCTCTTAGAAGTCTTGCCGATCTCCGCACTAAACGGAGATGGGATTGATGATCTTCTACAAACCACTGTAAAATACCTTCCGGTAGGTCCAAAATACTTTCCGGAAGATATGATAACTGATAGGCCAGAACGCTTTCTGGTTGCGGAGCTGATCAGAGAAAAGGTGTTTAACCTGACCCATGAAGAAGTCCCATATAAAACTGCTGTCTTGGTTGAGGATATTGAGGAGGTGCCAGAAAGGAATTTAGTGAGAATCTCCGCCTTGATCTTTGTTGAAAGAAAAAATCACAGGGGAATTATTATAGGTAATCAAGGCCAGATGTTGAAGCGAATAGGAAGCCTTGCAAGAGTAGATATAGAAAGGATATTAGGTGCAAGGGTTTATCTCAAGCTGTGGGTAAAGGTGAAGGAAAGATGGACAGAGAGGGGGGACTTGATTGATGAGTTTGGATATGCAAGATAGGTAAAGGATGCAGGATGCAGAATTAACGTATCATGCATCTCATTGTTTTTGGCGTTGATTTAACAGCTAAATTATTGATCAATCAAAAGATGTAGTGCCCGTTCCCCGAACTGGTATAAAATTTGGACTGATGAGGGCATCAGTCCCTACATTTTCTTTAAAGTTTAGAAAATCAAGGGGGAATAATATGGATACATTTGAATGTATAAGGAAAAGAAGGGATATAAGGAGTTTTATTGAAAAGGAAGTGAGCGATGAAGTAATCATGAAGATAATTGAAGCCGGGAGATTGGCTCCGAGTGCGATGAATCTTCAGCCCTGGGATTTTATCGTAATAAAAGATAATCAGACCATAAAAGCACTAGGGCCTCTCTGCACAAGCGGGAAGTTTGTTGTAGACGCCTCATTTGCCGTAGTTGTCGTTACGGATCCTTCGGATAAATGGCATGAGATAGACGGGGCAAGGGCAGTTCAGAATATGGCACTTGCCGGGTGGAATGAAGGGGTGGGCTGCTGCTGGATTGGAGCGATTAACAGGGAAAGGGTCAAGGAGATGCTCAATATCCCCCAGAATCTCTATGTGCTCACCATTCTTCCCTTTGGGTGCCCCGAGCAATTTACGGTTAAGAGGAAGAAGAATCGCAAATCTCTTGATGAAATTTTTCACAGAGAGAAATTTGGGGTTAAACTTTAACATAAGAATTTAGAATCCAGAAGACAGAGGTTCTAAAGAAGCTCCAAATTACAAGCACCAAATAACAAACAAATTCTAATTCTCAAATGACAAAGCCAAAAAAGTATGATTTAGAAGAAAGGACATTTAGATTTGCTAAGCAAGTAATAAAATTTGTAAACGTTCTCCCAAGATCAATATCCAATATTGAGATAGCGAAACAAGTCGTAAGATCTTCGGGGTCAGTCGGAGCAAATTATATTGAAGCAAATGAAGCACTTGGGAAAAAGGATTTTAAAATGAGAATTAAAATCTGTCGTAAAGAAGCAAAAGAAAGCGTTTACTGGGTAAAACTTGTAGAAGTGAACGATAAAGAAAGAGAAAAAACTAGGCGACAGTTAATAGATGAAGCAGCGCAACTGACGAAAATATTTAGCTCAATTCTTGAAAAATCTAAATAACTCCCAATTTTTCAACCTATGACTTATGATTTGTCTGTAATTTGATGCTTGAGATTTGAAATTTATTGGTTATTTGGTGCCTGTAATTTGTGGCTTATTAAGAAAACGGTATTTCTTATGTGAATATGAACGAAATCGATGCCTTCTAACATTAAAATTTGTTATTTAGAATTTGTTTGTTATTTGAGATTTGTTATTTGGGATTTGTTATTTGAGATTTAAGAGCCTTTAAAAACTGGTTTTCTCTTCTCTGCAAATGCCCTCTGTCCCTCTTTATAGTCACCGCTTGATTGCACCTCTAGAATCATTTGCCTTAGGGTTTCCTCATCGGCTGGGTCAAGCTTTTGATTCCTTTGCCATTTATTTATCATGTGTTTCATGGTCTTCATGGCAAGTGGGGCGTTAGAAGCAATCTCATTTGCGAGTGAGTAAGTGTATTCTTCAATCTCTGATGAACCTTTAACCTCGTTTACAAGACCGATACCTAAGGCTTTATTTGCATCAATTGGGTTTCCTATTAGAAACATTTCTTTTGAGTAGCCAATACCTATAAGGTTTAGAAATTTCCTGATTCCTGTATATGTGTAAATGACTCCTAATTTAGCAGGAGGCATCCCCAGCTTTGCACCTTCAACACAAACCCTGTAGTCACAGCTCACCGCTAACTCCAGGCCAGCTCCAAAAGCATGACCATTAATCATGGCAATAACAGGGTAGGGGAAGTTCTCGATGCTGTGTCCGGCAATGATCAGCGGATGATCACCCACATAGTCTCTCATCATGTCATTTTCACCAATTGCCGCAATGTCATATCCCGATGAAAATGCCTTTCCTCCAGCCCCGCGTAGTACAACACATCTCGCTTTTCCTTCCTTTTCGATTCGTTTGAGTTGCTTGTCTATTTTTAGAAGCATTGATGGAGTTACGAGATTTCTTTTCTCCGGTCTGTTAAGAGTTAACGTGCTTATCAAATCCCTTTCCTCTACAAGTAGTTCAGTAGGTGATGGCATGGTTTAATCTCCTTATTTTAATGAGGAATGTAGTTAGTATTGTTTCTTGTGTCAAAAATTAAAGGGGACGCAATCCTTTTTCGCGTTAAACCGGATACATATGCCCGACCCATAATAATCAACCTCAGACAGTCGAATTGTTAATGAGAAACACATTGAAGGGATTGCCCTTACATTCCGATGAATTAATTATGAATTTGAAAAGACCGTAGTGCAGATATTACACTAAGGACCGCAAAGACGTCCACCGAGAAAATTTAATTCCAAACAAAGGGTTGGGGCCCCTTTAATTATAGATCGGAATTGTGGAAGGGCTATCTATAGGTAATACTTGTAATAACGTTTACTTAAATTAATCATATTCACTAATTAATCATATTCACTAAAAAAGTAGAAGGGACTGGAGTAATTTGAGAATCTTTGTTAATATTTTTGCTTATAAATTAAGGAGAAGGGAATATGCCAGTATTTGAGTATGAATGCGATAAATGCGTAGAGAAATACAATTCAGATATTTCAAATTTGGTAAGAAAAGTAAATAAGACGAATGCAGCAAAATTACTGAAAAAGAACCCAGGTTTCAAATATATCGAAGCCTCCAACAGTAAAGATAACAAGATACATTTTTCAGTCGGAGACAGAGGTAAACCGAATACAAGGAGATTTCGTTATATACTTGATAAGGATAGAGTCTTGTGTCTCGAATTAAGGAATTTTCGTTTCAGCGAATTGATCTACAATAAGGAAGAAGAAAAGGATCTGAAGTGTCCATTGTGTAATAAAGGTGAGAATGTGAGAAGGGTTTTTTCTACATTCAAGGCCATCTTTGATGATAAGAATAAGCGGGCGCCCCGACCTGGTGATGAGCTGAGGTGGCATTTGGAATATAAACAGCAAAAAGATGAGGAAATCAAGAGTGAATGGGTAGGGCAGGATTATTTAAACCAATATTTCCAGAGATAGGGAGAGATCAAAATGCCTCTATATGAATATGAATGTTTGAGATGTAGAAGTAATCTTGAAGCTTCTTTGAAAAGTCTTGAGGAAAAGACGACGAAGAAAGGTGTATCTGATCTAGTAAGGAAATATCCTAATATTCATTATCTCTTGGTGATTGATCTCGATAATAAAAAGTTGTTGGCCGAATACGGGAAAAAGAAATCTAATGCTACTGATATGGATTTCTATCTTGATGATGGTTCAAAAATGGTATTGGTAAATATAGATAAATTCAGATTTTCAGTGCTTATCTTTGATAAAGAGGATGAAAAGAAGCTGAAGTGCTACTGCGGTGAAACTAAGAAGATAGAGAGGGTTGTTTCTAGCTTTGCATATACACATGATCTTTCTACAAGTATGCCTAGCCCAGACCTTTCTGGCTTGCCTCCCGAGGTGAGAGCAAAGACATTCATAAGTGATTACATAGAAGAAAAGGATAGACCGAAGGCAAATCGGTGACCATATTTTTTATTCGTAATGAGCCTTGGTGTAGAGACGCAAAATTTTGCATCTCTACTTTTTATATTCCTCTTTCTTGCGACCAAATCTTCTTCCGAGTTCTTCATAAATATCCTCTGGGGTGATTCGGAAATTGGCAAGTAATATCAGAGAGTGAAACCATAGATCGGCTACTTCGTAAATTATTTCATTGTTATTGTTGTTTTTAGCGGCTATAACGGCTTCACCTGCTTCCTCACCGATCTTTTTTAAAATACTGTCGATACCGTCCTTAAATAGTTTACTAACGTATGAACCCTCTTTCGGATTTCGCTTTCTATCGTCAACAACTTGATATACCTCATCCAACGTTCTACCACCTTTCATAGTCCCAAATGCGGGTGCGCCGCTGTTACTTTCTCCAAGGTTTGTAAAGAAGCAGGTTCGCTGACCAGTATGGCAGGAAACGCCCTTTTGATCGACTAATACGAGAATAGCATCTCTGTCACAGTCAAGGAAGATCTGTTTCACTTCTTGAGTGTTTCCCGATTCTTCACCCTTCTCCCAAATTTTTTTTCTGGACCTGCTCCAAAAATGTGTCCTGTTGTTGTCCTGGGTTCTCTCGATTGCTTCTTTATTCGCATAAGCTAACATAAGGACCTGTCCGTTTTCGGCATCCTGGACAACTACTGGCACTAGACCTTTCTCATCATACTTAATTTCATCAATTTTCATCACTTCCTCCGGTATTAATACTAACCAAGTTAAATACAAATTCCGAGGTCTATGATTTAATTTTTTCACGATTAACTTTACTAAAATTTGATTCTAGAATATATTTTATTCATAATCTAGCTTGATAATTCCTTGTAGTTTGCTACGGGGTTTCCGCCGTCATTGCAATGATATGAGAGACTGAGTTTGAAGGTCTGATGCCCTGGCGCTTGCTGCACGGTTATTCATTAGGCTTAAAGGAGACCAGATATGGCGAGAGTAACAATCGAAGATTGCCTTGCAAAAGTGGAAAACAGGTTTGCGCTATCCATTGCAGCTATGAAAAGAGCAAAGCAGATCGCTGAGGGAGCCGCTCCCCTTTCGCAAGAGACCGATAATAAGCCTATAGTACTTGCATTGAGAGAGATTGCCGAAGGAAAAGTAAAGGTTAAGTATCCAAAATCTTCAGAGAGAAAGTAGCTGTGGATGTTTCCTGATAAGGTTTTTTGCTTTTAAAAT
This window encodes:
- a CDS encoding enoyl-CoA hydratase-related protein; amino-acid sequence: MPSPTELLVEERDLISTLTLNRPEKRNLVTPSMLLKIDKQLKRIEKEGKARCVVLRGAGGKAFSSGYDIAAIGENDMMRDYVGDHPLIIAGHSIENFPYPVIAMINGHAFGAGLELAVSCDYRVCVEGAKLGMPPAKLGVIYTYTGIRKFLNLIGIGYSKEMFLIGNPIDANKALGIGLVNEVKGSSEIEEYTYSLANEIASNAPLAMKTMKHMINKWQRNQKLDPADEETLRQMILEVQSSGDYKEGQRAFAEKRKPVFKGS
- the era gene encoding GTPase Era translates to MKTTGNFHSGFISIVGGPNVGKSTLLNVLVGRKISAVSEKPNTTRNRIVGIKNLPGAQLVFLDTPGIHRAAKGSLGKAMVQASMAALGEADVIILMIDVKSPFNRQDLYVIQNLPKPAIFALNKIDLIKKSMILNIMDQSQQFNDKLLEVLPISALNGDGIDDLLQTTVKYLPVGPKYFPEDMITDRPERFLVAELIREKVFNLTHEEVPYKTAVLVEDIEEVPERNLVRISALIFVERKNHRGIIIGNQGQMLKRIGSLARVDIERILGARVYLKLWVKVKERWTERGDLIDEFGYAR
- the hisIE gene encoding bifunctional phosphoribosyl-AMP cyclohydrolase/phosphoribosyl-ATP diphosphatase HisIE, with the protein product MMKIDEIKYDEKGLVPVVVQDAENGQVLMLAYANKEAIERTQDNNRTHFWSRSRKKIWEKGEESGNTQEVKQIFLDCDRDAILVLVDQKGVSCHTGQRTCFFTNLGESNSGAPAFGTMKGGRTLDEVYQVVDDRKRNPKEGSYVSKLFKDGIDSILKKIGEEAGEAVIAAKNNNNNEIIYEVADLWFHSLILLANFRITPEDIYEELGRRFGRKKEEYKK
- a CDS encoding nitroreductase family protein, whose translation is MDTFECIRKRRDIRSFIEKEVSDEVIMKIIEAGRLAPSAMNLQPWDFIVIKDNQTIKALGPLCTSGKFVVDASFAVVVVTDPSDKWHEIDGARAVQNMALAGWNEGVGCCWIGAINRERVKEMLNIPQNLYVLTILPFGCPEQFTVKRKKNRKSLDEIFHREKFGVKL
- a CDS encoding four helix bundle protein translates to MTKPKKYDLEERTFRFAKQVIKFVNVLPRSISNIEIAKQVVRSSGSVGANYIEANEALGKKDFKMRIKICRKEAKESVYWVKLVEVNDKEREKTRRQLIDEAAQLTKIFSSILEKSK
- the rpoZ gene encoding DNA-directed RNA polymerase subunit omega, encoding MARVTIEDCLAKVENRFALSIAAMKRAKQIAEGAAPLSQETDNKPIVLALREIAEGKVKVKYPKSSERK